The following is a genomic window from Saprospiraceae bacterium.
TCGATCCTTCTCTTTTTATAAGTATCCGGCAAATTGCAAACAAAATATCTGGAATCACCACCATCTGCGACAAGGACTAACTGATCTGCAACAGACTCAATTTTGCCTTTGATGTCGGATATGAGTGTCATATTTTTTCTTTCCGGCATACAATCACCAGCAGAAAGACCATCATGACCTGATTTTCCTGGAATGGTACATCCATGCCAAAATAAAAAGAGTACTATCAGATAAGAATACTTTTCCATTACTTACGTTTATCAAATAAATTCATTCAATCTGTTCAATGCCTTGTCCAAACCATCGACATCAGTACCACCGGCGGTTGCAAAGAATGCTTGACCACCACCACCGCCATTGATTTCTGTGGCTAAAGACTTGACTATGTTGCCGGCATGCCAGGATTTGGATTTGGTCAATGTCTCAGAAATGGTGAGCATGATGGTTGCTTTGTCTTGATCTTCCAGGCCAAACAAGATCACAGATTCGCCCAACGCCTGCTGTAGGTTATGTGCCAAAGTTTTTGCTGATTTACTGTCAATGTCTTTGAGTTTTGCGGCCAAAACTTTGATGCCACCTTGATCCTTTGCAGCTGAGATCAGTGTATCCTTTAGTGATGCTGCCTGGATCACTCTTAGCTTTTCGATCTCGCGCAGCAGGTTTTTGTTTTCATCATAGAGATCTGAAATGTTTTTGACCGTATTGACATTATTTTTGAAAAATGACTTTACGGCAGTCAATTCTTTCACCTGTTTATTGATATATTCTTCGGCTTTATCGGCAGTGACTGCTTCTATCCTTCTGACTCCGGCTGCAATACCTGCTTCTGAAGTGATCTTAAAAAATCCAAGCTGACCTGTAGCCCTTACATGGCATCCACCACAAAGTTCCCTTGAATAAGACGGATCAAAAGTGATCATACGCACTGTGTCACCATATTTTTCTCCAAAAAGCATCATGGCTCCTGCCTCCTTCGCAGCTTCCAATGGGATAGATCTCGCTTCTTCAAGGGCAATATTCTGACGGATCTTCTGGTTGACTATTTTTTCGACCTGTGCGAGCTCATAATCAGTGATTTTCTGGAAATGAGAAACATCAAATCTTAAATAATCATCTTTGACCAATGAACCTTTTTGATGCACATGAGTACCCAGAACTTGTCTCAAAGCAGCATGAAGCAGGTGCGTCGCTGAGTGATTATTTTCAGTTAAAGTACGTTTAATTGCATCTATTTCTGCGTAAATTGGACTTGCAATATTATCAGGAATTCTGTCGATAATGTGTATGATCAGGTCATTTTCCTTTTTGGTATCCAGTACCATAACTACTTCACCGTCAAACATCAAAAATCCGGTATCCCCTACTTGTCCTCCTCCTTCAGGGTAGAAAGGAGTTTTGTCCAACACTATCTGATATAGCTCGAGATCTTTTTGCTTCAATACCCTGTAGTTGATTGCCCGGCTATCATTGACTACCAGATTGTCATAACCCAAAAATTCGGATTGCCCATCTTTATTGATGATGACCCAATCTCCTGTTTCTCTTTTGGCATCAGCCCGTGAACGTTCTTTTTGCTCATTGAGTGCCAGGCTAAATCCCGCTTCATCTACCTTCCAGCCTTTTTCGTCCGCTATCAGCCTTGTCAGGTCTACAGGGAAGCCATAAGTGTCATAGAGCTCAAAAACATCTCTTCCATCCACTACATTATCAGTGACCTTCAGATCATCTATTCTCTTCAGACCTCCTTCCAGGGTCTTGAGAAATGATCGTTCTTCTTCTCTGATGACTTTTTCAACAAAAGACTTCTGCAGATAAAGCTCAGGAAACACATTTTCAAACTGTCGGGATAGCACGTCTATCAACTGATGCAATAGCGGCTGTCTGTAATCCAGATAAGTATAATAATATCTGACAGCGCGTCTCAGTATCCTGCGGATGACATAACCAGCACCATTATTGGATGGTAGCTGACCATCTGCTATAGTAAATGATATCGCTCTGATATGGTCTGCGAGCACTCTGAAAGCTACATCCTGCTTAGTATCACTAAAGTGGTAGGATTTGCAAGTGATTTTTTCCACTTCTGCTATGGTACCCGTAAACACGTCAGTATCATAATTGCTCGATTTATTCTGAATGGCGCGCACCAGACGCTCGAAACCCATGCCTGTGTCTACATGCATAGCAGGAAGCGGTTCGAGTGTGCCATCTGCTTTTCTATTGTATTGGATGAATACGTTATTCCAAATTTCGATCACCTGCGGATGATCATTATTGACAAGTTGATGGCCCGGAGTGATCGCTCTCTCTTCATCAGACCGAAGATCGATATGAATCTCACTACATGGCCCACAAGGACCTGTATCACCCATTTCCCAGAAATTATCTTTTTTATTGCCAAAGATGATATGATCCTGAGGTACCAATTTGGACCACTCCTTGAGTGCAATTTGAGAAGGTGGAAGGTTTTCTTTCGGATCACCTTCAAATACTGAAACATATAATCTATCCTTAGGTAGTTTATAAACTTCTGTAAGTAATTCCCAACTCCAGGCTATGGCTTCAGCTTTGAAATAGTCACCAATACTCCAGTTGCCCAGCATCTCAAACATCGTATGATGATAAGTATCGACACCCACTTCCTCAAGATCATTGTGTTTTCCGCTGACCCTCAGGCATTTTTGGGTATCGGCTATCCTGGGAATATCCGGCTTTTTATTACCAAGGAAAAAGTCTTTAAACTGGTTCATTCCCGCATTTGTAAACATCAATGTTGGGTCATTTTTGATCACAATAGGGGCCGAAGCGACTATTTTATGGTTTTTGGATGCAAAAAAGTCAAGAAATTTTTGCCTGATTTCGTTGGATGTCATCATTGGTTTGTCATTAAAGTATATATCTTTTGAAAAACGCCGCAAATATACGCACAATAAATGAGTGGTTAAAGTTAAAAACTTAACATTTTGTGGTACAAGTCAATATTATGGGATAGTCCTATTCAGGCCAAATAAATCGTTTACAAGCATATCTTTTCAAAATGAGATATAAATACTCAAAAAGGATCACTTCCTTTTCCGCTCCATCCAAACACAGGGAATCGGCACTCCACTTAGTATAAAATCATAGGAAGATGTGATCTCAAAACCAGACTTTTTCAATACACGCTGTGAGCCTTGATTTTCCACATTGGCTGTTGCGTACAAAAATTCGATATTCAAGGTCTCATCTGCTATCTTTGTCCATGCTTTGGCACTCTCTGTGGCGTACCCAAGCCCCCAAAATTGCGGTCGCAATCTATATCCCAAATCATAAAAATCCTCGTGCCCATTAGTTTCTTCTCTGATCAGTTTGATGCCTGACCATCCGATGAGTTTACCGCTTTTATTCTCTATTACAGTCCATCTGCCTATTCCATTTTCTTCATATTGGAGTATGATATTTTCGAGATATTGATACACTTGAGCTATATCTGTAAGTACTTGATTGCCTAAGTATTGCATGACCCGGTTATCAGAATCGAGTGCAAACAATGAAGGCGCATCTTCTACTTGTAAGGGCCTTAATATGAGATTTTCTGTATTAATTTCAGATGGTAAAAATATGTTCATCCGCCAAATGATAAAATTATGAAATATTCTAATCAGAAACTATAATTTCTAGTTGAGCAGGACTTCGGTTTACTCCACGATAGCTATTTTGAACCAGAATATTGGAAACAATGATTTTCGATCCTTTATTTAGTTTTTTTATCATGGTCATGGCAGAATCATCCGGGATATTGCCACGCATGGTACTGC
Proteins encoded in this region:
- the alaS gene encoding alanine--tRNA ligase gives rise to the protein MTSNEIRQKFLDFFASKNHKIVASAPIVIKNDPTLMFTNAGMNQFKDFFLGNKKPDIPRIADTQKCLRVSGKHNDLEEVGVDTYHHTMFEMLGNWSIGDYFKAEAIAWSWELLTEVYKLPKDRLYVSVFEGDPKENLPPSQIALKEWSKLVPQDHIIFGNKKDNFWEMGDTGPCGPCSEIHIDLRSDEERAITPGHQLVNNDHPQVIEIWNNVFIQYNRKADGTLEPLPAMHVDTGMGFERLVRAIQNKSSNYDTDVFTGTIAEVEKITCKSYHFSDTKQDVAFRVLADHIRAISFTIADGQLPSNNGAGYVIRRILRRAVRYYYTYLDYRQPLLHQLIDVLSRQFENVFPELYLQKSFVEKVIREEERSFLKTLEGGLKRIDDLKVTDNVVDGRDVFELYDTYGFPVDLTRLIADEKGWKVDEAGFSLALNEQKERSRADAKRETGDWVIINKDGQSEFLGYDNLVVNDSRAINYRVLKQKDLELYQIVLDKTPFYPEGGGQVGDTGFLMFDGEVVMVLDTKKENDLIIHIIDRIPDNIASPIYAEIDAIKRTLTENNHSATHLLHAALRQVLGTHVHQKGSLVKDDYLRFDVSHFQKITDYELAQVEKIVNQKIRQNIALEEARSIPLEAAKEAGAMMLFGEKYGDTVRMITFDPSYSRELCGGCHVRATGQLGFFKITSEAGIAAGVRRIEAVTADKAEEYINKQVKELTAVKSFFKNNVNTVKNISDLYDENKNLLREIEKLRVIQAASLKDTLISAAKDQGGIKVLAAKLKDIDSKSAKTLAHNLQQALGESVILFGLEDQDKATIMLTISETLTKSKSWHAGNIVKSLATEINGGGGGQAFFATAGGTDVDGLDKALNRLNEFI
- a CDS encoding GNAT family N-acetyltransferase; translated protein: MNIFLPSEINTENLILRPLQVEDAPSLFALDSDNRVMQYLGNQVLTDIAQVYQYLENIILQYEENGIGRWTVIENKSGKLIGWSGIKLIREETNGHEDFYDLGYRLRPQFWGLGYATESAKAWTKIADETLNIEFLYATANVENQGSQRVLKKSGFEITSSYDFILSGVPIPCVWMERKRK